One segment of Zonotrichia albicollis isolate bZonAlb1 chromosome 4, bZonAlb1.hap1, whole genome shotgun sequence DNA contains the following:
- the C4H22orf23 gene encoding UPF0193 protein EVG1 has protein sequence MEAAGIPGCGGVSAAGRPARYSTGTRELVRGMMEELQMTHSQKRYLMAYVTRGDALPLQRFPPSSQQPVPVPHAAACQPGRLPARPLLRPAKVCQAGDAYSREKFKPQPTRDLEKEKRRLQKILALGKDEVEDKVEQVFVQKKEEEIAEPDRFEELMNEIQERREFLAEMEALGQGKKYQGIVLTEISQKLHEMEIIDKKRSEEMRNMTKAFPVGNKSKLQD, from the exons ATGGAGGCGGCGGGGATCCCGGGCTGCGGCGGGGTCTCGGCGGCGGGCAGGCCGGCCCGGTACAGCACAGGCACGCGGGAGTTAGTGAGAG GGATGATGGAGGAGTTGCAGATGACGCATTCCCAGAAGCGATACCTGATGGCGTATGTGACAC GCGGAGATGCCCTGCCCCTTCAGAGATTCCCCCCATCCAGCCAACAGCCAGTGCCCGTTCCCCACGCAGCAGCCTGTCAGCCGGGCAGGCTTCCAGCTAGACCGCTTCTCCGACCTGCCAAGGTCTGCCAGGCAGGAGATGCCTACAGCCGAGAGAAATTCAAGCCACAGCCCACAA GAGATTtggaaaaggagaagagaagacTTCAGAAGATCTTAGCATTAGGGAAGGATGAGGTGGAGGACAAGGTGGAGCAGGTGTTTGTTcagaaaaaggaagaggagatAGCTGAGCCTGACCGGTTTGAGGAGT TGATGAATGAAATTCAAGAGAGGAGGGAATTCCTGGCAGAGATGGAAGCTCTAGGACAGGGCAAGAAGTATCAAGGGATCGTCCTCACTGAAATCTCACAG AAATTGCATGAGATGGAGATCATTGACAAGAAAAGAAGTGAGGAAATGAGAAATATGACAAAAGCCTTCCCTGTTGGGAACAAATCCAAACTCCAAGACTAA
- the MICALL1 gene encoding MICAL-like protein 1 isoform X2 — protein sequence MSGPRGALQAWCRRQCEGYRGVEIRDLSTSFRDGLAFCAILHRHRPDLLDFDSLSKDDVYENNRLAFELAERELGIPALLDPNDMVSMKVPDCLSIMTYVSQYYNHFNTPSQASVPLPMKRPTAASSPPLLSHKTPVAAAESPSAPQEEGPSEQRPQRSAPSSTCAACQQHVHLVQRYLAEGRLYHRQCFRCKECSSTLLPGSYKPGSEAGTFVCTQHRGKLAVSGKAERRPSLDQQSPELRTETGADSMGENALQAGAEVGKDDADSQESVAETSTRAEGLAGPAEKDSTASKAETPTAPAHAGSGAPVSQTPPRPPIPSKPAGLTQDKASSLDGRLRDSRPTPAPRKATDASALSPPASHPVPRPRSTLQGEGSECGPGMVNGRVPETSPPVPKPRGRPCSSDRGATARAKDPPWMALVQAEPKKKPAPPPPPGNSHETPSRISEEEDGEEVGKARSEESRSDTTEPKPYNPFEEEDEEEVESADTQKSTPEQEQSETAAKPLHPWYGITPTSSPKAKKRPAPRAPNASPLAHHPISRLSHSEPSSSTPSPALSLESIDSESSAKVLGDTEEASVPKSSSEPTVHLPAAAKSSSTEAPLANVSSGESPAVPASLSTNSPFSSSSELASLSGETQPSTLHSSRSISAGSLKTSPSRLPPKPPAGASPTPILLASDGGAGSPKTSSSPKPQLKSSCKENPFNRKPSPAASPSAKKPSKGSKPVRPPAPGHGFPLIKRKVQTDQYIPEEDIYGEMDAIEHQLDELEHRGVALEEKLRSAENDNPEDNLLVDWFKLIHEKHMLVRHESELIYIFKQQNLEQRQSDVEYELRCLLNKPEKDWTDEDRGREKVLMQELVTIIEQRNAIVNCLDEDRQREEEEDKMLEAMIKRKEFHKETETESKKKGKFKPMKVLKLLGNKHDSKSKSPKEKS from the exons ATGTCGGGTCCGCGGGGCGCCCTGCAAGCCTGGTGCCGCCGGCAGTGCGAGGGCTACCGCGGCGTGGAGATCCGCGACCTCAGCACCTCGTTCCGCGACGGACTGGCCTTCTGCGCCATCCTGCACCGCCACCGGCCCGACCTCCT AGACTTTGATTCTCTCTCCAAGGATGACGTCTATGAGAATAATCGCTTG GCCTTTGAGCTGGCAGAGCGGGAGCTgggcatcccagccctgctggatcCCAATGACATGGTCTCCATGAAGGTGCCCGACTGCCTCAGCATCATGACTTATGTGTCTCAGTACTACAACCATTTCAACACGCCCAGCCAAG CCAGCGTCCCTCTGCCTATGAAGCGACCAACTgctgcctcctctcctcctctgctgtcccACAAGacccctgtggctgcagctgagaGTCCTTCAGCACCACAG gAGGAAGGCCCCTCGGAGCAGCGGCCCCAGCGCAGCGCGCCCAGCAGCACCTGCGCAGCCTGCCAGCAGCACGTCCACCTGGTGCAGCGCTACCTGGCCGAGGGCAGGCTCTACCACCGCCAGTGCTTCAG GTGTAAGGAATGCTCCAGCACACTGCTCCCGGGGTCATACAAGCCTGGGTCGGAGGCAGGGACTTTTGTCTGCACGCAGCATCGTGGTAAATTGGCCGTGAGCgggaaggcagagaggagaCCCAGCCTGGACCAACAGTCACCAGAGCTAAGAACTGAGACTGGGGCTGACAGCATGGGAGAGAATGCcctccaggcaggagcagaggtggggaaggATGATGCTGACTCCCAGGAGAGTGTGGCAGAGACCTCTACACGTGCAGAGGGCCTTGCTGGCCCAGCAGAGAaggacagcacagccagcaaagcagagacaccgacagcccctgctcatGCTGGCAGTGGGGCACCTGTCTCCCAAACTCCCCCCAGGCCTCCAATCCCCAGCAAGCCTGCAGGGCTCACCCAGGACAAAGCCAGCTCGCTGGATGGACGGCTCAGAGACTCACgtcccaccccagccccaaGGAAGGCCACTGATGCGtctgccctgtcccctccagccTCCCACCCTGTCCCCCGGCCCAGGTCCACTCTGCAGGGCGAGGGCAGCGAGTGTGGGCCTGGCATGGTGAACG GTCGGGTACCTGAAACCAGCCCCCCTGTCCCAAAACCTCGAGGGAGACCCTGCTCCTCTGATCG TGGAGCTACTGCAAGAGCCAAGGACCCGCCGTGGATGGCCTTAGTGCAAGCAGAGCCCAAGAAGAAGCcagctccccctcctcccccaggCAACAGCCATGAGACTCCAAGTAGGAtttcagaggaggaggatggggaggaggTGGGCAAAGCCAGGAGTGAGGAGAGCAGGTCTGATACCACAGAGCCCAAACCCTACAACCCCTTtgaggaagaggatgaggaggaagtggAAAGTGCTGACACCCAAAAGAGCACacctgagcaggagcagagcgaGACAGCTGCCAAACCTCTCCACCCCTGGTATGGCATCACTCCTACCAGCAGTCCAAAGGCAAAGAAGCGGCCAGCTCCACGAGCTCCCAATGCTTCCCCGCTAG CCCACCACCCCATCTCCAGGCTGTCACACTCTGAGCCATCATCCTCCAccccctctccagccctcagcCTCGAGAGCATCGACTCTGAGAGTTCAGCCAAGGTGCTGGGAGACACCGAAGAGGCCTCAGTGCCCAAAAGCTCCTCCGAGCCCACTGTGCACTTGCCAGCAGCCGCCAAGAGTTCCAGCACTGAGGCACCGCTGGCCAACGTCTCCTCTGGGGAaagccctgctgtcccagccaGCCTCTCCACCaactcccccttctcctcctccagcgAGCTGGCCAGCCTCAGTGGGGAAACgcagcccagcaccctgcacagcagcaggagcatctCCGCTGGCAGCCTGAAGACCAGCCCCAGCCGGCTGCCCCCCAAGCCTCCAGCTGGGGCTAGCCCTACACCCATCCTTTTGGCTTCAGATGGGGGTGCTGGGAGCCCCAAGACATCTTCCTCACCCAAACCACAGCTGAAG TCCTCCTGCAAAGAGAACCCCTTCAATCGGAAGCCATCGCCTGCTGCCTCCCCCTCAGCAAAGAAACCTTCCAAGGGCTCCAAGCCTGTGCGTCCTCCTGCGCCAGGCCACGGCTTCCCACTGATCAAACGCAAG GTGCAGACAGATCAGTACATCCCTGAGGAAGACATCTATGGAGAGATGGATGCCATTGAGCATCAGCTGGATGAGCTGGAGCACCGTGGGGTGGCCTTGGAGGAAAAACTGCGCAGTGCTGAGAATG ACAACCCTGAGGACAACCTGCTTGTGGACTGGTTCAAACTCATCCATGAGAAGCACATGCTGGTGCGCCACGAGTCGGAGCTCATCTACAT CTTCAAGCAGCAGAACCTGGAGCAGCGGCAGTCAGACGTGGAGTATGAGCTGCGGTGCCTCCTCAACAAGCCAG AGAAGGACTGGACTGATGAGGACCGAGGGAGGGAGAAGGTGCTGATGCAGGAGCTGGTGACCATCATTGAGCAGAGGAATGCCATTGTGAACTGCCTGGATGAGGACCGGCAGAG agaagaggaggaggataaaATGTTGGAAGCCATGATTAAAAGGAAAG AATTTCACAAGGAGACGGAGACAGAGAGCAAGAAGAAAGGCAAATTCAAGCCCATGAAGGTGCTGAAGCTGCTGGGCAACAAGCACGACTCCAAGAGCAAGTCACCCAAGGAGAAAAGCTAG
- the POLR2F gene encoding DNA-directed RNA polymerases I, II, and III subunit RPABC2 has protein sequence MSDNEDNFDGDDFDDVEEDEGLEDLENAEEEGQENVEILPSGERQQANQKRITTPYMTKYERARVLGTRALQIAMCAPVMVELEGETDPLLIAMKELKARKIPIIIRRYLPDGSYEDWGVDELIITD, from the exons ATGTCCGACAACGAGGACAa CTTTGACGGGGATGACTTCGATGATGTGGAGGAGGATGAGGGCCTGGAGGACCTGGAGAACGCGGAGGAG GAGGGACAGGAGAACGTGGAGATTCTGCCCTCGGGAGAGCGGCAGCAGGCAAACCAGAAGCGCATCACGACCCCCTACATGACCAAGTACGAGCGAGCCAGAGTCCTGGGCACTCGTGCCCTGCAGATAGC GATGTGTGCCCCTGTGATGGTGGAGCTGGAAGGAGAGACAGACCCCTTGCTCATTGCCATGAAAGAACTCAA AGCACGCAAGATCCCCATAATCATCCGTCGTTACCTTCCAGATGGGAGCTATGAAGACTGGGGTGTGGATGAGTTAATTATCACAGACTGA
- the EIF3L gene encoding eukaryotic translation initiation factor 3 subunit L → MAYPGEDYDNEAAYDPYAYSNDYDMHTGDPKQDLAYERQYEQQTYQVIPEVIKNFIQYFHKTVSDLIDQKVYELQASRVSSDVIDQKVYEIQDIYENSWTKLTERFFKNTPWPEAEAIAPQVGNDAVFLILYKELYYRHIYAKVSGGPTLEQRFESYYNYCNLFNYILNADGPAPLELPNQWLWDIIDEFIYQFQSFSQYRCKTAKKSEEEIDFLRSNPKIWNVHSVLNVLHSLVDKSNINRQLEVYTSGGDPESVAGEYGRHSLYKMLGYFSLVGLLRLHSLLGDYYQAIKVLENIELNKKSMYSRVPECQVTTYYYVGFAYLMMRRYQDAIRVFANILLYIQRTKSMFQRTTYKYEMINKQNEQMHALLAIALTMYPMRIDESIHLQLREKYGDKMLRMQKGDAQVYEELFSYACPKFLSPVVPNYDNVHPNYHKEPFLQQLKVFADEVQQQAQLSTIRSFLKLYTTMPVAKLAGFLDLTEQEFRIQLLVFKHKMKNLVWTSGISALDGEFQSASEVDFYIDKDMIHIADTKVARRYGDFFIRQIHKFEELNRTLKKMGQRP, encoded by the exons ATGGCCTACCCGGGGGAGGACTACGACAACGAG GCTGCCTACGACCCCTACGCGTACTCTAACGACTATGACATGCACACGG GGGACCCCAAGCAGGACCTGGCCTACGAGCGCCAGTACGAACAGCAGACCTACCAGGTGATCCCCGAAGTGATCAAAAACTTCATCCAGTATTTTCACAAGACGGTGTCAGATCTCATTGACCAGAAGGTGTACGAGCTGCAGGCCAGCCGTGTTTCCAGTGATGTTATTGACCAGAAGGTGTACGAGATCCAGGACATTTATGAGAACAG CTGGACAAAacttacagaaaggttttttaaGAACACTCCATGGCCAGAGGCTGAGGCCATTGCTCCTCAGGTTGGAAATG ATGCAGTTTTCCTGATCCTATACAAGGAGCTGTACTACAGGCACATCTACGCCAAAGTCAGC GGGGggcccacactggagcagagaTTTGAGTCCTATTACAATTACTGCAATCTCTTCAACTACATCCTCA ATGCTGATGGCCCCGCTCCTCTGGAACTGCCCAACCAGTGGCTCTGGGATATCATTGATGAGTTCATATACCAG TTCCAGTCTTTCAGCCAGTACCGCTGTAAAACAGCCAAGAAGTCTGAAGAGGAAATTGATTTCCTTCGTTCCAACCCCAAGATCTGGAATGTCCACAGTGTCCTTAATGTGCTGCACTCTCTGGTTGACAAATCCAACATCAACCGACAGCTGGAGGTCTATACAAGTGGAG GTGACCCTGAAAGTGTGGCTGGTGAATATGGGCGCCACTCCCTGTACAAGATGCTGGGCTACTTCAGCCTGGTTGGGCTGCTGCGTCTGCACTCTCTGCTGGGAGATTACTACCAAGCCATCAAGGTGCTGGAGAACATTGAGCTCAACAAGAAG AGCATGTACTCCCGGGTGCCTGAGTGCCAGGTGACCACCTATTACTATGTGGGCTTCGCTTACCTCATGATGCGGCGTTACCAGGATGCCATCCGTGTCTTTGCCAACATCCTCCTCTACATCCAGAGAACAAAGAGCATGTTTCAGAGGACAACCTACAAGTATGAGATG ATCAACAAGCAGAACGAGCAGATGCACGCACTGCTGGCCATCGCGCTCACCATGTACCCCATGCGCATCGACGAGAGCATCCACCTGCAGCTGCGCGAGAAGTACGGGGACAAGATGCTGCGCATGCAGAAGGGCGATGCCCAGGTCTACGAGGAGCTCTTCAGTTACGCTTGCCCCAAGTTCCTCTCCCCTGTGGTGCCCAATTATGACAATGTGCACCCCAACTACCACAAggagcccttcctgcagcagctcaaggTCTTCGCTGATGAGGTTCAGCAGCAGGCCCAGCTCTCAACCATCCGTAGCTTCCTCAAGCTCTACACCACCATGCCTGTGGCGAAGCTGGCCGGCTTCTTAGACCTCACAGAGCAGGAGTTCCGTATCCAGCTGCTCGTCTTCAAGCACAAGATGAAGAACCTGGTATGGACCAGTGGCATATCTGCCCTGGATGGAGAGTTCCAGTCTGCCTCTGAGGTTGACTTCTATATTGACAAG GACATGATCCATATTGCAGACACAAAGGTCGCCCGACGCTACGGGGACTTCTTCATCCGCCAGATCCACAAGTTTGAGGAG CTGAACCGAACATTGAAGAAGATGGGCCAGAGACCCTAA
- the MICALL1 gene encoding MICAL-like protein 1 isoform X3, with amino-acid sequence MSGPRGALQAWCRRQCEGYRGVEIRDLSTSFRDGLAFCAILHRHRPDLLDFDSLSKDDVYENNRLAFELAERELGIPALLDPNDMVSMKVPDCLSIMTYVSQYYNHFNTPSQASVPLPMKRPTAASSPPLLSHKTPVAAAESPSAPQEEGPSEQRPQRSAPSSTCAACQQHVHLVQRYLAEGRLYHRQCFRCKECSSTLLPGSYKPGSEAGTFVCTQHRGKLAVSGKAERRPSLDQQSPELRTETGADSMGENALQAGAEVGKDDADSQESVAETSTRAEGLAGPAEKDSTASKAETPTAPAHAGSGAPVSQTPPRPPIPSKPAGLTQDKASSLDGRLRDSRPTPAPRKATDASALSPPASHPVPRPRSTLQGEGSECGPGMVNGRVPETSPPVPKPRGRPCSSDRSGATARAKDPPWMALVQAEPKKKPAPPPPPGNSHETPSRISEEEDGEEVGKARSEESRSDTTEPKPYNPFEEEDEEEVESADTQKSTPEQEQSETAAKPLHPWYGITPTSSPKAKKRPAPRAPNASPLAHHPISRLSHSEPSSSTPSPALSLESIDSESSAKVLGDTEEASVPKSSSEPTVHLPAAAKSSSTEAPLANVSSGESPAVPASLSTNSPFSSSSELASLSGETQPSTLHSSRSISAGSLKTSPSRLPPKPPAGASPTPILLASDGGAGSPKTSSSPKPQLKSSCKENPFNRKPSPAASPSAKKPSKGSKPVRPPAPGHGFPLIKRKVQTDQYIPEEDIYGEMDAIEHQLDELEHRGVALEEKLRSAENDNPEDNLLVDWFKLIHEKHMLVRHESELIYIFKQQNLEQRQSDVEYELRCLLNKPEKRRRIKCWKP; translated from the exons ATGTCGGGTCCGCGGGGCGCCCTGCAAGCCTGGTGCCGCCGGCAGTGCGAGGGCTACCGCGGCGTGGAGATCCGCGACCTCAGCACCTCGTTCCGCGACGGACTGGCCTTCTGCGCCATCCTGCACCGCCACCGGCCCGACCTCCT AGACTTTGATTCTCTCTCCAAGGATGACGTCTATGAGAATAATCGCTTG GCCTTTGAGCTGGCAGAGCGGGAGCTgggcatcccagccctgctggatcCCAATGACATGGTCTCCATGAAGGTGCCCGACTGCCTCAGCATCATGACTTATGTGTCTCAGTACTACAACCATTTCAACACGCCCAGCCAAG CCAGCGTCCCTCTGCCTATGAAGCGACCAACTgctgcctcctctcctcctctgctgtcccACAAGacccctgtggctgcagctgagaGTCCTTCAGCACCACAG gAGGAAGGCCCCTCGGAGCAGCGGCCCCAGCGCAGCGCGCCCAGCAGCACCTGCGCAGCCTGCCAGCAGCACGTCCACCTGGTGCAGCGCTACCTGGCCGAGGGCAGGCTCTACCACCGCCAGTGCTTCAG GTGTAAGGAATGCTCCAGCACACTGCTCCCGGGGTCATACAAGCCTGGGTCGGAGGCAGGGACTTTTGTCTGCACGCAGCATCGTGGTAAATTGGCCGTGAGCgggaaggcagagaggagaCCCAGCCTGGACCAACAGTCACCAGAGCTAAGAACTGAGACTGGGGCTGACAGCATGGGAGAGAATGCcctccaggcaggagcagaggtggggaaggATGATGCTGACTCCCAGGAGAGTGTGGCAGAGACCTCTACACGTGCAGAGGGCCTTGCTGGCCCAGCAGAGAaggacagcacagccagcaaagcagagacaccgacagcccctgctcatGCTGGCAGTGGGGCACCTGTCTCCCAAACTCCCCCCAGGCCTCCAATCCCCAGCAAGCCTGCAGGGCTCACCCAGGACAAAGCCAGCTCGCTGGATGGACGGCTCAGAGACTCACgtcccaccccagccccaaGGAAGGCCACTGATGCGtctgccctgtcccctccagccTCCCACCCTGTCCCCCGGCCCAGGTCCACTCTGCAGGGCGAGGGCAGCGAGTGTGGGCCTGGCATGGTGAACG GTCGGGTACCTGAAACCAGCCCCCCTGTCCCAAAACCTCGAGGGAGACCCTGCTCCTCTGATCG TAGTGGAGCTACTGCAAGAGCCAAGGACCCGCCGTGGATGGCCTTAGTGCAAGCAGAGCCCAAGAAGAAGCcagctccccctcctcccccaggCAACAGCCATGAGACTCCAAGTAGGAtttcagaggaggaggatggggaggaggTGGGCAAAGCCAGGAGTGAGGAGAGCAGGTCTGATACCACAGAGCCCAAACCCTACAACCCCTTtgaggaagaggatgaggaggaagtggAAAGTGCTGACACCCAAAAGAGCACacctgagcaggagcagagcgaGACAGCTGCCAAACCTCTCCACCCCTGGTATGGCATCACTCCTACCAGCAGTCCAAAGGCAAAGAAGCGGCCAGCTCCACGAGCTCCCAATGCTTCCCCGCTAG CCCACCACCCCATCTCCAGGCTGTCACACTCTGAGCCATCATCCTCCAccccctctccagccctcagcCTCGAGAGCATCGACTCTGAGAGTTCAGCCAAGGTGCTGGGAGACACCGAAGAGGCCTCAGTGCCCAAAAGCTCCTCCGAGCCCACTGTGCACTTGCCAGCAGCCGCCAAGAGTTCCAGCACTGAGGCACCGCTGGCCAACGTCTCCTCTGGGGAaagccctgctgtcccagccaGCCTCTCCACCaactcccccttctcctcctccagcgAGCTGGCCAGCCTCAGTGGGGAAACgcagcccagcaccctgcacagcagcaggagcatctCCGCTGGCAGCCTGAAGACCAGCCCCAGCCGGCTGCCCCCCAAGCCTCCAGCTGGGGCTAGCCCTACACCCATCCTTTTGGCTTCAGATGGGGGTGCTGGGAGCCCCAAGACATCTTCCTCACCCAAACCACAGCTGAAG TCCTCCTGCAAAGAGAACCCCTTCAATCGGAAGCCATCGCCTGCTGCCTCCCCCTCAGCAAAGAAACCTTCCAAGGGCTCCAAGCCTGTGCGTCCTCCTGCGCCAGGCCACGGCTTCCCACTGATCAAACGCAAG GTGCAGACAGATCAGTACATCCCTGAGGAAGACATCTATGGAGAGATGGATGCCATTGAGCATCAGCTGGATGAGCTGGAGCACCGTGGGGTGGCCTTGGAGGAAAAACTGCGCAGTGCTGAGAATG ACAACCCTGAGGACAACCTGCTTGTGGACTGGTTCAAACTCATCCATGAGAAGCACATGCTGGTGCGCCACGAGTCGGAGCTCATCTACAT CTTCAAGCAGCAGAACCTGGAGCAGCGGCAGTCAGACGTGGAGTATGAGCTGCGGTGCCTCCTCAACAAGCCAG agaagaggaggaggataaaATGTTGGAAGCCATGA
- the MICALL1 gene encoding MICAL-like protein 1 isoform X1 — protein sequence MSGPRGALQAWCRRQCEGYRGVEIRDLSTSFRDGLAFCAILHRHRPDLLDFDSLSKDDVYENNRLAFELAERELGIPALLDPNDMVSMKVPDCLSIMTYVSQYYNHFNTPSQASVPLPMKRPTAASSPPLLSHKTPVAAAESPSAPQEEGPSEQRPQRSAPSSTCAACQQHVHLVQRYLAEGRLYHRQCFRCKECSSTLLPGSYKPGSEAGTFVCTQHRGKLAVSGKAERRPSLDQQSPELRTETGADSMGENALQAGAEVGKDDADSQESVAETSTRAEGLAGPAEKDSTASKAETPTAPAHAGSGAPVSQTPPRPPIPSKPAGLTQDKASSLDGRLRDSRPTPAPRKATDASALSPPASHPVPRPRSTLQGEGSECGPGMVNGRVPETSPPVPKPRGRPCSSDRSGATARAKDPPWMALVQAEPKKKPAPPPPPGNSHETPSRISEEEDGEEVGKARSEESRSDTTEPKPYNPFEEEDEEEVESADTQKSTPEQEQSETAAKPLHPWYGITPTSSPKAKKRPAPRAPNASPLAHHPISRLSHSEPSSSTPSPALSLESIDSESSAKVLGDTEEASVPKSSSEPTVHLPAAAKSSSTEAPLANVSSGESPAVPASLSTNSPFSSSSELASLSGETQPSTLHSSRSISAGSLKTSPSRLPPKPPAGASPTPILLASDGGAGSPKTSSSPKPQLKSSCKENPFNRKPSPAASPSAKKPSKGSKPVRPPAPGHGFPLIKRKVQTDQYIPEEDIYGEMDAIEHQLDELEHRGVALEEKLRSAENDNPEDNLLVDWFKLIHEKHMLVRHESELIYIFKQQNLEQRQSDVEYELRCLLNKPEKDWTDEDRGREKVLMQELVTIIEQRNAIVNCLDEDRQREEEEDKMLEAMIKRKEFHKETETESKKKGKFKPMKVLKLLGNKHDSKSKSPKEKS from the exons ATGTCGGGTCCGCGGGGCGCCCTGCAAGCCTGGTGCCGCCGGCAGTGCGAGGGCTACCGCGGCGTGGAGATCCGCGACCTCAGCACCTCGTTCCGCGACGGACTGGCCTTCTGCGCCATCCTGCACCGCCACCGGCCCGACCTCCT AGACTTTGATTCTCTCTCCAAGGATGACGTCTATGAGAATAATCGCTTG GCCTTTGAGCTGGCAGAGCGGGAGCTgggcatcccagccctgctggatcCCAATGACATGGTCTCCATGAAGGTGCCCGACTGCCTCAGCATCATGACTTATGTGTCTCAGTACTACAACCATTTCAACACGCCCAGCCAAG CCAGCGTCCCTCTGCCTATGAAGCGACCAACTgctgcctcctctcctcctctgctgtcccACAAGacccctgtggctgcagctgagaGTCCTTCAGCACCACAG gAGGAAGGCCCCTCGGAGCAGCGGCCCCAGCGCAGCGCGCCCAGCAGCACCTGCGCAGCCTGCCAGCAGCACGTCCACCTGGTGCAGCGCTACCTGGCCGAGGGCAGGCTCTACCACCGCCAGTGCTTCAG GTGTAAGGAATGCTCCAGCACACTGCTCCCGGGGTCATACAAGCCTGGGTCGGAGGCAGGGACTTTTGTCTGCACGCAGCATCGTGGTAAATTGGCCGTGAGCgggaaggcagagaggagaCCCAGCCTGGACCAACAGTCACCAGAGCTAAGAACTGAGACTGGGGCTGACAGCATGGGAGAGAATGCcctccaggcaggagcagaggtggggaaggATGATGCTGACTCCCAGGAGAGTGTGGCAGAGACCTCTACACGTGCAGAGGGCCTTGCTGGCCCAGCAGAGAaggacagcacagccagcaaagcagagacaccgacagcccctgctcatGCTGGCAGTGGGGCACCTGTCTCCCAAACTCCCCCCAGGCCTCCAATCCCCAGCAAGCCTGCAGGGCTCACCCAGGACAAAGCCAGCTCGCTGGATGGACGGCTCAGAGACTCACgtcccaccccagccccaaGGAAGGCCACTGATGCGtctgccctgtcccctccagccTCCCACCCTGTCCCCCGGCCCAGGTCCACTCTGCAGGGCGAGGGCAGCGAGTGTGGGCCTGGCATGGTGAACG GTCGGGTACCTGAAACCAGCCCCCCTGTCCCAAAACCTCGAGGGAGACCCTGCTCCTCTGATCG TAGTGGAGCTACTGCAAGAGCCAAGGACCCGCCGTGGATGGCCTTAGTGCAAGCAGAGCCCAAGAAGAAGCcagctccccctcctcccccaggCAACAGCCATGAGACTCCAAGTAGGAtttcagaggaggaggatggggaggaggTGGGCAAAGCCAGGAGTGAGGAGAGCAGGTCTGATACCACAGAGCCCAAACCCTACAACCCCTTtgaggaagaggatgaggaggaagtggAAAGTGCTGACACCCAAAAGAGCACacctgagcaggagcagagcgaGACAGCTGCCAAACCTCTCCACCCCTGGTATGGCATCACTCCTACCAGCAGTCCAAAGGCAAAGAAGCGGCCAGCTCCACGAGCTCCCAATGCTTCCCCGCTAG CCCACCACCCCATCTCCAGGCTGTCACACTCTGAGCCATCATCCTCCAccccctctccagccctcagcCTCGAGAGCATCGACTCTGAGAGTTCAGCCAAGGTGCTGGGAGACACCGAAGAGGCCTCAGTGCCCAAAAGCTCCTCCGAGCCCACTGTGCACTTGCCAGCAGCCGCCAAGAGTTCCAGCACTGAGGCACCGCTGGCCAACGTCTCCTCTGGGGAaagccctgctgtcccagccaGCCTCTCCACCaactcccccttctcctcctccagcgAGCTGGCCAGCCTCAGTGGGGAAACgcagcccagcaccctgcacagcagcaggagcatctCCGCTGGCAGCCTGAAGACCAGCCCCAGCCGGCTGCCCCCCAAGCCTCCAGCTGGGGCTAGCCCTACACCCATCCTTTTGGCTTCAGATGGGGGTGCTGGGAGCCCCAAGACATCTTCCTCACCCAAACCACAGCTGAAG TCCTCCTGCAAAGAGAACCCCTTCAATCGGAAGCCATCGCCTGCTGCCTCCCCCTCAGCAAAGAAACCTTCCAAGGGCTCCAAGCCTGTGCGTCCTCCTGCGCCAGGCCACGGCTTCCCACTGATCAAACGCAAG GTGCAGACAGATCAGTACATCCCTGAGGAAGACATCTATGGAGAGATGGATGCCATTGAGCATCAGCTGGATGAGCTGGAGCACCGTGGGGTGGCCTTGGAGGAAAAACTGCGCAGTGCTGAGAATG ACAACCCTGAGGACAACCTGCTTGTGGACTGGTTCAAACTCATCCATGAGAAGCACATGCTGGTGCGCCACGAGTCGGAGCTCATCTACAT CTTCAAGCAGCAGAACCTGGAGCAGCGGCAGTCAGACGTGGAGTATGAGCTGCGGTGCCTCCTCAACAAGCCAG AGAAGGACTGGACTGATGAGGACCGAGGGAGGGAGAAGGTGCTGATGCAGGAGCTGGTGACCATCATTGAGCAGAGGAATGCCATTGTGAACTGCCTGGATGAGGACCGGCAGAG agaagaggaggaggataaaATGTTGGAAGCCATGATTAAAAGGAAAG AATTTCACAAGGAGACGGAGACAGAGAGCAAGAAGAAAGGCAAATTCAAGCCCATGAAGGTGCTGAAGCTGCTGGGCAACAAGCACGACTCCAAGAGCAAGTCACCCAAGGAGAAAAGCTAG